A genomic stretch from Mycobacterium paraterrae includes:
- the hadA gene encoding (3R)-hydroxyacyl-ACP dehydratase subunit HadA encodes MSLGQKIVGRHYRYPDHYEVEREKIREYAEAVKNDDAPFFEEKAAAELGHDSLLAPLTFISVFGYRAQRSFFEDANIGLQDAQIVQVDQVLKLLRPIKAGDKLYCDVYVDSVRQAHGTDIIVLKNIVTDESGDVVQEGYTTLAGRAGEGEEGFSDATA; translated from the coding sequence GTGTCGTTGGGCCAAAAAATCGTCGGAAGGCACTACCGCTACCCCGATCATTACGAGGTCGAGCGGGAAAAGATCCGCGAATACGCCGAAGCCGTCAAGAACGACGACGCCCCCTTCTTCGAGGAGAAGGCCGCCGCCGAGTTGGGTCACGACTCGCTGCTGGCGCCACTGACGTTCATCTCGGTGTTCGGCTACCGCGCGCAGCGTTCGTTCTTCGAGGACGCCAACATCGGCCTTCAGGACGCCCAGATCGTGCAGGTCGACCAGGTGCTCAAACTGCTGAGACCGATCAAGGCCGGCGACAAGTTGTACTGCGACGTCTACGTGGACTCGGTTCGGCAGGCCCACGGGACCGACATCATTGTGTTGAAGAACATCGTCACCGACGAATCGGGTGACGTTGTGCAAGAGGGCTATACGACCCTGGCGGGCCGGGCCGGTGAGGGAGAAGAGGGTTTCAGCGATGCCACTGCGTGA
- the hadB gene encoding (3R)-hydroxyacyl-ACP dehydratase subunit HadB — MPLREFESVKVGDQLPEKVYPLTRQDLVNYAGVSGDLNPIHWDDEIAKVVGLDTAIAHGMLTMGIGGGFVTSWVGDPGAVTEYNVRFTAVVPVPNDGKGAEIVFSGRVKSVDPESKSVTIALTATTDGKKIFGRAIASAKLA; from the coding sequence ATGCCACTGCGTGAATTCGAGTCGGTGAAGGTGGGTGACCAGCTGCCCGAGAAGGTATATCCGCTGACCCGCCAGGACCTGGTGAACTATGCAGGCGTCTCCGGTGACCTGAACCCGATCCACTGGGACGACGAGATCGCCAAGGTCGTCGGGCTCGACACCGCGATTGCGCACGGCATGCTGACCATGGGCATCGGCGGCGGCTTCGTCACCTCCTGGGTCGGCGACCCCGGCGCGGTGACCGAGTACAACGTGCGATTCACCGCGGTGGTGCCGGTACCCAACGACGGCAAGGGGGCCGAGATCGTTTTCAGCGGCCGCGTGAAATCGGTGGACCCGGAAAGCAAGTCGGTGACGATCGCCCTGACGGCCACCACTGACGGCAAGAAGATCTTCGGTCGGGCGATCGCCTCGGCGAAGCTGGCCTAG
- the hadC gene encoding (3R)-hydroxyacyl-ACP dehydratase subunit HadC, protein MAINTDIRGMVWDYPDSFVVGREMVRAFAKAVLATDPAHFDEKAAADLGYDSLVAPPTFVTILAKLVQADFMRKVDTGYDTMQIVQVDQQFLYHRPILVGDELHARMVIDSVNERFGADIVVTKNTLTDQHGELVLEAYTTMMGHEGDNSVNLKWDMESGQVVRTA, encoded by the coding sequence GTGGCGATCAACACCGACATCCGGGGAATGGTCTGGGATTACCCGGACAGTTTCGTGGTCGGCCGCGAGATGGTTCGCGCCTTCGCCAAGGCGGTGCTCGCGACCGACCCTGCCCACTTCGACGAGAAGGCCGCGGCCGATCTCGGCTACGACTCGCTGGTCGCGCCGCCGACGTTTGTCACGATCCTGGCGAAACTCGTCCAGGCCGACTTCATGCGCAAGGTCGACACCGGCTACGACACCATGCAGATCGTCCAGGTGGACCAGCAGTTTCTGTACCACAGGCCGATTCTGGTCGGTGACGAACTGCATGCCCGGATGGTCATCGACTCGGTCAACGAGCGCTTCGGTGCCGACATCGTCGTCACCAAGAACACGCTGACCGATCAGCACGGTGAGCTCGTGCTCGAGGCCTACACCACGATGATGGGCCACGAGGGCGACAACTCGGTCAACCTCAAGTGGGACATGGAAAGCGGCCAGGTCGTCAGGACCGCGTGA
- the secE gene encoding preprotein translocase subunit SecE translates to MSDERDDADAAADGTDDAQGVRTAVVTRPQRPSGKRSRQRAETEQSGAVELTDSDADDSDTTSKKAKKAKKASGEPSNNPLVFVITYLKQVVGELRKVIWPNRKQMSSYTSVVLAFLVFMVTLIGLVDLGLAKLVLLVFG, encoded by the coding sequence GTGAGCGACGAACGCGACGATGCCGACGCCGCAGCCGACGGCACCGACGACGCGCAAGGCGTTCGTACGGCAGTCGTGACGCGCCCGCAGCGGCCCAGCGGCAAGCGGTCCCGTCAGCGGGCCGAGACCGAGCAGTCTGGAGCGGTCGAGCTCACCGACAGCGACGCCGACGACAGCGACACCACGTCGAAGAAGGCGAAGAAGGCCAAGAAGGCGTCCGGCGAGCCGTCGAACAACCCGTTGGTCTTCGTCATCACATACCTCAAGCAGGTCGTCGGCGAACTGCGCAAGGTCATCTGGCCCAACCGCAAACAGATGAGTTCCTACACCTCGGTGGTGTTGGCGTTCCTGGTGTTCATGGTGACGTTGATCGGCCTGGTGGACCTGGGCTTGGCCAAGCTAGTGCTCTTGGTGTTCGGCTGA
- the nusG gene encoding transcription termination/antitermination protein NusG: MTTSDGEQPVGETVDIEAALHEVTDNAAETADAETSVDTADDAAAPATPAEDEDVDPAVALKAELRSKPGDWYVIHSYAGYENKVKANLETRVQNLDVGDYIFQVEVPTEEVTEIKNGQRKQVNRKVLPGYILVRMDLTDESWSAVRNTPGVTGFVGATSKPSALTLNEVVKFLLPQGAAKKPAKGAASTATAVAEGGLERPVVEVDYEVGESVTVMDGPFATLPATINEVNAEQQKLKVLVSIFGRETPVELGFTQVSKI, translated from the coding sequence GTGACTACCTCCGACGGCGAGCAGCCGGTGGGTGAGACGGTCGACATCGAAGCCGCGCTGCACGAGGTCACCGACAACGCAGCCGAAACGGCCGATGCTGAGACGTCGGTCGACACAGCCGACGACGCCGCCGCGCCCGCGACCCCGGCCGAGGACGAGGACGTCGACCCCGCCGTCGCACTCAAGGCCGAACTTCGCTCCAAGCCGGGCGACTGGTACGTGATCCACTCCTACGCCGGCTACGAGAACAAGGTCAAAGCGAACCTCGAGACCCGCGTGCAGAACCTGGACGTCGGCGACTACATCTTCCAGGTGGAAGTGCCCACCGAAGAGGTCACCGAGATCAAGAACGGCCAGCGCAAGCAGGTCAACCGCAAGGTGCTGCCCGGATACATCCTGGTTCGAATGGACCTGACCGACGAGTCGTGGAGCGCGGTGCGCAACACCCCGGGTGTCACCGGGTTCGTCGGTGCCACCTCCAAGCCGTCGGCGCTCACGCTCAACGAAGTGGTGAAGTTCCTGCTGCCGCAGGGAGCCGCGAAGAAGCCCGCCAAGGGCGCCGCTTCCACCGCCACCGCGGTGGCCGAAGGCGGTCTGGAACGTCCCGTGGTCGAGGTGGACTACGAGGTCGGCGAGTCGGTCACCGTCATGGACGGCCCGTTCGCCACGCTGCCGGCGACGATCAACGAGGTCAACGCCGAACAACAGAAACTCAAGGTGCTGGTGTCCATCTTCGGCCGCGAAACACCTGTGGAGCTGGGCTTCACCCAGGTCTCGAAGATTTAG
- the rplK gene encoding 50S ribosomal protein L11: protein MAPKKKVVGLIKLQIEAGAANPAPPVGPALGQHGVNIMEFCKAYNAATESQRGNVVPVEITVYEDRSFTFALKTPPAARLLLKAAKVGKGSAEPHKTKVAKVTWDQVREIAETKKADLNANDIDAAAKIIAGTARSMGITVE from the coding sequence ATGGCCCCGAAGAAGAAGGTCGTCGGGCTGATCAAGCTGCAGATCGAGGCCGGTGCGGCCAACCCGGCTCCGCCGGTCGGTCCGGCGCTCGGCCAGCACGGCGTCAACATCATGGAGTTCTGCAAGGCGTACAACGCCGCGACGGAAAGCCAGCGCGGCAACGTCGTGCCCGTGGAGATCACGGTCTACGAGGACCGCAGCTTCACCTTTGCACTGAAGACGCCGCCGGCTGCCCGGCTGCTGCTCAAGGCCGCGAAGGTGGGTAAGGGCTCGGCCGAGCCGCACAAGACCAAGGTCGCCAAGGTCACCTGGGACCAGGTCCGCGAGATCGCCGAGACGAAGAAGGCCGACCTCAACGCCAACGACATCGACGCGGCCGCCAAGATCATCGCCGGCACCGCCCGGTCGATGGGAATCACCGTCGAATAA
- the rplA gene encoding 50S ribosomal protein L1, producing MSKNSKAYRAALEKVDRDNLYTPLQAAKLAKETSSTKQDATVEVAIRLGVDPRKADQMVRGTVNLPHGTGKTARVAVFAVGEKAEEATAAGADVVGSDDLIEKIQGGFLDFDAAIATPDQMAKVGRIARILGPRGLMPNPKTGTVTPDVTKAVSDIKGGKINFRVDKQANLHFVIGKASFDEKQLAENYGVAIDEVLRHKPSSSKGRYLKKITVSTTTGPGIPVDPAVTRNFAEA from the coding sequence ATGAGCAAGAACAGCAAGGCATATCGCGCGGCGCTTGAGAAGGTCGACCGCGACAACCTCTACACCCCGTTGCAGGCCGCGAAGCTGGCCAAGGAGACGTCGTCGACCAAGCAGGACGCGACCGTCGAGGTCGCGATCCGGCTCGGGGTGGACCCCCGCAAGGCCGACCAGATGGTCCGCGGCACGGTCAACCTGCCGCACGGCACCGGTAAGACCGCCCGCGTCGCGGTGTTCGCCGTCGGTGAGAAGGCCGAAGAGGCCACCGCGGCCGGCGCCGACGTCGTCGGCAGCGACGACCTGATCGAGAAGATCCAGGGCGGCTTCCTGGACTTCGACGCGGCGATCGCGACGCCGGACCAGATGGCCAAGGTCGGCCGGATCGCGCGCATCCTGGGTCCGCGTGGCCTGATGCCGAACCCCAAGACCGGCACCGTCACCCCGGATGTCACCAAGGCCGTCTCGGACATCAAGGGCGGAAAGATCAACTTCCGCGTCGACAAGCAGGCCAACCTGCACTTCGTGATCGGCAAGGCGTCCTTCGACGAGAAGCAGCTCGCTGAGAATTACGGCGTGGCGATCGACGAGGTGCTGCGGCACAAGCCGTCGTCGTCCAAGGGCCGTTATCTGAAGAAGATCACGGTCTCCACGACCACCGGACCAGGCATTCCGGTCGACCCGGCGGTTACCCGGAACTTCGCCGAGGCCTAA
- a CDS encoding fatty acyl-AMP ligase, with amino-acid sequence MPHARKNEGSRFQRPELTDYLDADGEIVLPDGVSLVTFLDRHIDEIGDAIAYRFLDYSHDTDGRAIELTWGQLGSRLRAVGARLQQVTSKGDRVAILAPQGIDYIVGFFAAIKAGDVAVPLFAPEFPGHAERLDAVLSDAKPSVVLTTSAAAAAVGEFVRSLPRAGRPRVIAIDEVPDSVGATFQQIEVDTDDIAYLQYTSGSTRAPVGVEITHRAIGTNVLQMVISTGIDWDIRSVSWLPLYHDMGLLQIVCVAVFGTQVTLMSPTAFVRRPLRWIRQLASESKFGPTFAAAPNFAFELAVERGLPDEGEDLDLTNVVSLINGSEPVRISSIEKFNKAFAPYGLPSTAVKPSYGMAEATLFVSTIDLSAAPSVVYLDREKLSNDLAVPVSPDAPNAVPSVSCGRIARSQWGIIVNTDTEVEVPDGEVGEIWLHGNNIGQGYWGRPDETERVFGNKLQRRLPTGSHADGAPTDATWLRTGDLGVYLNGELHITGRIKDMIIVDGRNHYPQDIEATTAEASPKVRSGYVAAFSVPADDAGEKVVIVAERAPGAGRADPQTVVDAIRAAVSRRHRLPLADVLMVSAGSIPRTTSGKLARRACRALYLNGELGHRGH; translated from the coding sequence ATGCCACACGCCCGCAAAAACGAGGGCAGTCGGTTTCAACGCCCTGAGTTGACTGACTACCTCGATGCAGACGGCGAGATTGTGCTGCCCGATGGCGTCAGCCTGGTGACGTTCCTGGACCGCCATATCGACGAGATCGGCGACGCGATCGCCTACCGGTTCCTGGACTACTCCCATGACACCGACGGCAGGGCGATCGAGCTGACGTGGGGTCAACTGGGCTCCCGGTTGCGGGCCGTCGGCGCCCGCCTGCAACAGGTCACCTCCAAGGGCGACCGGGTGGCGATCCTGGCGCCGCAGGGCATCGACTACATCGTCGGCTTCTTCGCCGCGATCAAAGCCGGCGACGTCGCCGTGCCGCTGTTCGCGCCGGAGTTCCCGGGCCACGCCGAACGCCTCGACGCCGTGCTCAGCGACGCCAAGCCGTCGGTGGTGTTGACCACCTCTGCCGCGGCCGCGGCCGTCGGAGAGTTCGTCCGCTCGCTGCCGCGGGCCGGCCGGCCGCGGGTGATCGCGATCGACGAAGTTCCCGACTCGGTCGGTGCGACGTTCCAGCAGATTGAGGTCGACACCGACGACATCGCCTACCTGCAGTACACGTCGGGTTCGACGCGGGCGCCGGTCGGCGTAGAAATCACGCACCGTGCGATCGGCACCAACGTGCTGCAGATGGTGATCTCGACCGGGATCGACTGGGACATCCGCAGCGTCAGCTGGTTGCCGCTGTATCACGACATGGGCCTACTGCAGATCGTGTGCGTCGCGGTCTTCGGTACCCAGGTGACCCTGATGTCGCCCACAGCCTTCGTGCGCAGGCCGCTGCGGTGGATCCGCCAACTCGCCTCGGAGTCGAAATTTGGGCCGACCTTCGCCGCGGCGCCGAACTTCGCGTTCGAATTGGCCGTCGAGCGCGGGCTTCCCGACGAGGGCGAAGATCTCGACCTGACCAACGTGGTGTCGTTGATCAACGGCTCCGAGCCGGTGCGGATCAGCTCGATCGAGAAGTTCAATAAGGCGTTCGCCCCCTATGGGTTGCCGAGCACGGCGGTCAAGCCGTCCTACGGCATGGCCGAGGCGACGCTGTTCGTGTCGACCATCGACCTCTCCGCCGCGCCGTCTGTGGTTTATCTCGACCGCGAGAAGTTGAGCAACGACCTTGCGGTTCCGGTGTCGCCGGACGCGCCCAACGCCGTCCCGTCGGTGTCGTGTGGCCGGATCGCTCGCAGCCAATGGGGCATCATCGTCAACACCGACACCGAAGTGGAAGTCCCCGACGGTGAAGTCGGCGAAATCTGGTTGCACGGCAACAACATCGGACAGGGTTACTGGGGGCGGCCCGACGAAACCGAGCGGGTCTTCGGCAACAAACTCCAGCGCAGGCTGCCGACTGGCAGCCACGCCGACGGGGCGCCCACCGATGCCACCTGGCTGCGCACCGGCGACCTCGGAGTCTACCTCAACGGCGAGCTGCACATCACCGGTCGGATCAAAGACATGATCATCGTCGACGGCCGCAACCATTACCCGCAGGACATCGAGGCCACCACGGCTGAGGCGTCGCCGAAGGTCCGATCAGGTTACGTCGCCGCGTTTTCCGTCCCTGCCGACGACGCCGGCGAGAAGGTCGTGATCGTCGCCGAGCGCGCGCCCGGCGCGGGTCGGGCCGACCCGCAAACGGTGGTCGACGCGATCCGCGCGGCGGTCTCGCGGCGCCACCGCCTGCCGCTGGCCGACGTGCTGATGGTGTCGGCGGGCTCGATCCCGCGTACCACCAGCGGCAAGCTCGCCCGCCGGGCGTGCCGGGCGCTGTACCTCAACGGCGAGCTGGGCCACCGCGGGCACTAG
- a CDS encoding RNA polymerase sigma factor, translated as MVNLDGVFRREWGPAVAALARWSGDLSVAEDAVQEAFAEALRAWPRDGVPDNPGGWVLTVARNRARDRLRRETTRPGKELAAVIDEVYRRTEADVHPVRDDELRMMFTCAHPALDRLSQLALTLRLVSGLTVAEIARALLQTEAAVGQRITRAKTKVRHAKIPLRVPPAELLPERTPHVLSCIYSVFTEGYWSTAGPSAIRDELCDEGVRLASELCTLMPTELEAHALAALVLLHDSRRSTRVDADGALVPLEEQDRHRWDRGRIARGLERLKQARGSTGPYLPQAVIAALHATAPSWEHTDWRTICTAYDKLVTMTDSPVVRANRALAIGFRDGPDAGLAALEQVAHDPRLSRSNLVASVRADLFRRAGRRDDALIWYRTALESNGSDPGREYLRRRIVECGG; from the coding sequence ATGGTCAACCTGGACGGCGTCTTTCGGCGCGAGTGGGGCCCGGCCGTGGCCGCGCTGGCCCGTTGGTCAGGCGACCTCTCCGTCGCCGAAGACGCCGTTCAGGAGGCCTTCGCCGAGGCACTGCGGGCCTGGCCGCGCGACGGCGTGCCGGACAACCCCGGCGGTTGGGTGCTGACCGTGGCACGCAACCGCGCCCGCGACCGGTTGCGTCGTGAGACGACCCGTCCGGGAAAGGAATTGGCAGCTGTGATTGACGAGGTTTACCGGCGCACCGAGGCGGACGTCCACCCGGTCCGCGACGACGAGCTGCGGATGATGTTCACCTGCGCGCACCCGGCCCTCGACCGGTTGTCGCAGTTGGCTTTGACACTGCGGCTGGTGTCGGGTCTGACCGTCGCCGAGATCGCCCGCGCGCTGCTGCAGACCGAAGCGGCTGTCGGCCAACGCATTACCCGCGCCAAGACCAAGGTTCGGCACGCCAAGATTCCGCTGCGGGTGCCGCCGGCCGAGCTGTTGCCGGAGCGCACGCCGCACGTGCTCAGCTGCATCTACTCGGTGTTCACCGAGGGCTACTGGTCGACCGCCGGACCGTCGGCGATTCGCGACGAGCTCTGCGACGAGGGTGTGCGGCTGGCGTCCGAGTTGTGCACGCTGATGCCCACTGAACTCGAGGCCCACGCACTGGCGGCCCTTGTGCTGCTGCATGATTCACGACGCTCGACGCGGGTGGACGCCGACGGCGCACTGGTCCCACTCGAGGAGCAGGACCGTCACCGCTGGGACCGCGGCCGGATCGCGCGCGGCCTGGAGCGGCTCAAGCAGGCCCGTGGATCGACCGGACCCTACCTGCCGCAGGCGGTGATCGCGGCCCTGCACGCGACGGCACCGTCGTGGGAGCACACCGACTGGCGCACGATCTGCACGGCCTACGACAAGCTGGTGACGATGACCGATTCGCCCGTCGTGCGGGCGAATCGTGCGCTGGCGATCGGCTTCCGCGACGGCCCGGACGCCGGCCTGGCCGCGCTGGAGCAGGTCGCTCATGACCCGCGGCTATCCCGATCCAACTTGGTCGCGTCGGTGCGGGCCGACTTGTTCCGCCGAGCCGGCCGCCGCGACGACGCGCTTATCTGGTATCGAACAGCTCTGGAGTCCAACGGTTCTGACCCGGGCCGCGAGTATCTGCGGCGACGGATCGTCGAATGCGGCGGCTAG
- a CDS encoding YciI family protein, protein MQYLALLISQERALTPDERAQGMAAYQSFHAKAGSAIRAGDALLPQAAGARITGGPDAPTVSDGPFAESAEIAAGYYVFEADNLDDALALARDIPAAQHGAIEVRPIVHTIDEAWSRHDAGWLALLLETPQTANTPGTPEWEAEAVRHGEFAAAAGDHIVGGAALHEAATATTVRVRDGEVLLTDGPFAESAEIATGVYLLSATDRDEAVKLASMIPASAVELRQLAGVSGL, encoded by the coding sequence ATGCAGTACCTCGCTTTGCTGATCAGCCAGGAGCGCGCACTCACGCCCGACGAGCGCGCCCAAGGGATGGCGGCTTACCAGAGCTTCCACGCCAAGGCCGGATCGGCGATCCGTGCTGGCGACGCGCTGTTGCCGCAAGCCGCCGGGGCCCGGATCACCGGCGGGCCTGACGCGCCGACCGTGAGTGACGGCCCGTTCGCCGAGTCGGCGGAAATCGCAGCCGGTTACTACGTGTTCGAGGCCGACAATCTCGACGACGCGCTGGCGCTGGCCCGGGACATTCCAGCCGCCCAGCACGGCGCGATCGAGGTACGCCCGATCGTGCACACCATCGACGAGGCGTGGTCCCGTCACGACGCCGGGTGGCTGGCCCTGCTCCTCGAGACACCACAGACCGCTAATACACCGGGCACGCCGGAATGGGAAGCCGAGGCGGTCCGGCACGGCGAATTCGCCGCTGCTGCAGGCGATCACATCGTCGGCGGTGCGGCCCTGCACGAGGCCGCGACGGCCACCACCGTCCGCGTCCGCGACGGCGAGGTCTTGCTCACCGACGGCCCGTTCGCCGAGAGTGCCGAGATCGCGACCGGCGTCTACCTGCTGTCGGCTACCGACCGCGACGAGGCCGTCAAGCTGGCGTCGATGATTCCCGCTTCCGCTGTCGAGCTGCGGCAGTTGGCCGGTGTCTCCGGGCTCTAG
- a CDS encoding cyclopropane mycolic acid synthase family methyltransferase, which produces MSEKQDGSITTRTRPEDIQAHYDLSDDFFGLFQDPTRTYSSAYFTREDQSLEEAQIAKVDLNLDQLDLKPGMTLLDIGCGWGTTMRRAVEKYDVNVIGLTLSNNQHARAQQILDSVDTDRTRTVLLQGWEDFHQPVDRIVSIEAFEHFGFENYDHFFKNTFSIMPDDGRMTVQSSVAYHPYDLNARGKKITFETARFIKFILTEIFPGGRLPSTGMMVEHGEKAGFVVPEPISLRESYIKTLHIWGDALEANKDKAIEIQSEEVYERYMKYLRGCEFYFSEEMLDVSLVTYLKPGAVAA; this is translated from the coding sequence ATGTCTGAAAAGCAAGATGGTTCGATTACGACTCGAACGCGTCCGGAGGACATTCAGGCGCACTACGACCTGTCCGACGACTTCTTTGGACTGTTCCAGGATCCGACGCGGACCTACAGCAGCGCCTACTTCACCCGCGAGGACCAGTCGCTCGAGGAAGCCCAGATCGCCAAGGTCGACCTGAACCTTGACCAACTGGACCTCAAGCCCGGTATGACGCTGCTCGACATCGGCTGCGGTTGGGGCACCACAATGCGCCGTGCCGTAGAGAAGTACGACGTGAACGTCATCGGCCTGACGCTGTCCAACAACCAGCACGCCCGCGCCCAGCAGATCCTGGACAGTGTGGACACCGACCGCACCCGCACGGTCCTGCTGCAGGGCTGGGAAGACTTCCACCAGCCGGTCGACCGGATTGTGTCCATCGAGGCCTTCGAGCATTTCGGCTTCGAGAACTACGACCACTTCTTCAAGAACACCTTCAGCATCATGCCCGACGACGGGCGGATGACCGTGCAGAGCAGCGTGGCCTACCACCCCTACGACTTGAACGCGCGGGGCAAGAAGATCACCTTCGAGACGGCACGTTTCATCAAGTTCATCCTCACCGAGATCTTCCCCGGCGGTCGGCTGCCGTCCACCGGCATGATGGTCGAGCATGGCGAGAAGGCTGGTTTCGTTGTGCCCGAGCCGATTTCGCTGCGCGAGAGCTACATCAAGACCTTGCACATCTGGGGCGACGCGCTGGAAGCCAACAAAGACAAGGCGATCGAGATCCAGAGCGAAGAGGTCTACGAGCGCTACATGAAGTACCTGCGCGGCTGTGAGTTCTACTTCTCCGAGGAGATGCTGGACGTCAGTCTGGTGACCTACCTGAAGCCTGGCGCGGTCGCCGCGTAA
- a CDS encoding cyclopropane mycolic acid synthase family methyltransferase, which translates to MAQKLRPHFEDVQAHYDLSDEFFALFLDPSQTYSCAYFERDDMTLEEAQQAKVDLALGKLGLQPGMTLLDVGCGWGSTMRRAVEKYDVNVIGLTLSKNQAEYAQKTLDAIDSPRSKEVRLAGWEQFNEPVDRIVSIGAFEHFGHDRYDDFFTMAYNALPDNGVMLLHTITALVPAQMTERGMPLTFELARFMKFIVDEIFPGGRLPSIEMVEERSAKGGFTLTRRQSLQPHYARTLDCWSTALEANKDKAIEIQSQEMYDRYMHYLTGCAKGFRVGYVDVNQFTLEK; encoded by the coding sequence ATGGCACAAAAGCTGAGGCCGCATTTCGAAGATGTGCAGGCCCATTACGACCTGTCCGACGAGTTCTTCGCACTCTTCCTCGACCCAAGCCAGACCTACAGCTGCGCCTACTTCGAACGCGACGACATGACGCTCGAAGAGGCCCAGCAGGCCAAGGTCGACTTGGCGCTGGGCAAGCTTGGCCTGCAGCCCGGCATGACGCTGCTCGACGTCGGCTGCGGCTGGGGTAGCACGATGCGCCGCGCGGTGGAGAAGTACGACGTGAACGTCATCGGCTTGACGCTGTCCAAGAACCAGGCCGAATACGCTCAGAAGACGCTCGACGCGATCGATAGCCCCCGGTCCAAGGAAGTCCGCCTGGCCGGCTGGGAACAGTTCAACGAGCCCGTCGACCGGATCGTCTCGATCGGCGCCTTCGAGCACTTCGGGCACGACCGCTATGACGACTTCTTCACGATGGCCTACAACGCGCTGCCTGACAACGGCGTGATGCTGCTGCACACCATCACCGCGCTGGTGCCGGCGCAGATGACCGAGCGCGGCATGCCCCTGACGTTCGAGCTGGCCCGATTCATGAAATTCATCGTCGACGAGATCTTCCCGGGTGGCCGGTTGCCGTCCATCGAGATGGTCGAGGAGCGATCCGCGAAGGGCGGGTTCACCCTCACCCGGCGGCAGTCCCTACAGCCGCATTACGCCCGCACGCTGGACTGTTGGTCCACCGCGCTGGAGGCGAACAAGGACAAGGCGATTGAGATCCAGTCGCAGGAGATGTACGACCGCTACATGCACTATTTGACCGGTTGCGCGAAGGGATTCCGGGTCGGCTACGTCGACGTCAACCAGTTCACGCTGGAGAAATAG
- a CDS encoding alpha/beta fold hydrolase, protein MQIRTGTARSGDLDIYYEDLGEPTDPAVLLIMGLGSQLLLWRDGFCEKLVAQGLRVIRYDNRDTGLSSKTERRSNGGAMIPNMVKFFLGIPGKADYRLEDMADDAAAILDHLGIDRAHIVGASMGGMIAQIFAARFKERTRSLAVIFSSNNRPFLPPPHPQALLAVLRGPSPKSPIEVIADYSVKVWRIIGSPRYPTPEQQLRDDAIRAYDRCYYPWGTARHFSAIIASGSLAHYDRQITAPTVVLHGKADKLQRPFGGKVVARTIPGARLVLFDGMGHDLPEELWDQITGELTTTFAEA, encoded by the coding sequence ATGCAGATCCGAACCGGCACGGCACGTTCGGGCGACTTGGACATCTACTACGAGGATCTGGGCGAGCCGACCGACCCGGCCGTCTTGCTGATCATGGGCCTGGGCTCGCAGCTACTGCTGTGGCGTGACGGGTTCTGCGAGAAGCTCGTCGCCCAGGGGCTGCGGGTGATCCGCTACGACAACCGCGACACCGGCCTGTCCAGCAAGACCGAGCGGCGCAGCAACGGCGGCGCGATGATCCCGAACATGGTCAAGTTCTTCCTGGGCATTCCTGGAAAAGCCGACTATCGGCTCGAAGACATGGCCGACGACGCTGCCGCGATCCTCGATCACCTCGGCATAGACCGCGCCCACATCGTCGGGGCCTCGATGGGCGGCATGATCGCCCAGATCTTCGCGGCACGCTTCAAGGAGCGCACGCGATCGCTGGCGGTGATCTTCTCCAGCAACAACCGGCCATTCCTGCCGCCGCCGCATCCGCAGGCGCTGTTGGCCGTGCTGCGCGGCCCGTCGCCCAAGTCGCCGATCGAGGTGATCGCCGACTACTCGGTGAAGGTGTGGCGGATCATCGGTAGCCCGCGCTACCCAACTCCCGAGCAGCAGCTGCGCGACGACGCGATCCGGGCCTACGATCGCTGCTACTACCCGTGGGGAACCGCCCGGCATTTCAGCGCGATCATCGCCAGCGGCAGCCTGGCCCACTACGACCGCCAGATCACCGCGCCGACCGTCGTATTGCACGGCAAGGCCGACAAGCTGCAGCGGCCGTTCGGCGGCAAGGTGGTGGCCCGCACGATCCCCGGCGCCCGCCTGGTGTTGTTCGACGGCATGGGTCACGACCTTCCCGAAGAATTGTGGGATCAGATCACCGGCGAGCTGACCACGACCTTTGCCGAAGCCTGA